The following coding sequences lie in one Pseudomonas monsensis genomic window:
- a CDS encoding LysR family transcriptional regulator, translated as MANALPDLKLLRIFVSVVRHQGFANAQQELNLSTSAISTYMSQLEAALGLVLCHRGRGGFSLTSKGELFHQETLRLLAELEGFEQYAAALKGELRGTLNLGVIDSTVSDKALPFAEAIGAYSQEHPAVHLHLSVMSPYELQLGVQDNRLDLAIGAFSTRMSGLVYMPLYREQHWLYCSSRHPLFNERRIPEQVITQQRMVGRGYWSQAELARHGFKHSAATVESMEAQLILVLSGAYIGYLPEHYAQAWADKGDLRVLLPATFGYQAPFSMIMRRGRSREPLIQTFRDLLKAQLNQA; from the coding sequence ATGGCCAACGCTTTACCCGACCTGAAACTGTTGCGCATCTTCGTCAGTGTCGTGCGCCATCAAGGCTTCGCCAATGCGCAGCAGGAACTCAACCTGTCGACGTCGGCGATCAGCACTTACATGAGTCAGCTCGAAGCGGCGCTGGGGCTGGTGCTGTGTCATCGCGGACGCGGCGGGTTCAGCCTGACCAGCAAGGGTGAACTGTTCCATCAGGAAACCCTGCGCCTGCTGGCCGAGCTCGAAGGTTTCGAGCAATACGCCGCTGCGCTCAAGGGCGAACTGCGCGGTACGCTCAACCTTGGGGTGATCGACTCCACCGTCAGCGACAAGGCCTTGCCGTTCGCCGAAGCCATCGGCGCCTACAGCCAGGAACACCCGGCGGTGCATTTGCACCTGTCGGTGATGAGCCCGTACGAACTGCAGCTCGGCGTGCAGGACAACCGTCTCGATCTGGCCATCGGTGCGTTTTCCACGCGCATGAGCGGGCTGGTCTACATGCCGCTGTACCGCGAACAGCACTGGCTGTATTGCAGCAGCCGGCATCCGTTGTTCAACGAGCGGCGCATTCCCGAACAGGTCATCACCCAGCAGCGCATGGTCGGTCGTGGGTACTGGAGCCAGGCGGAACTGGCGCGCCACGGTTTCAAACACAGCGCCGCCACGGTGGAAAGTATGGAGGCGCAGCTGATTCTCGTGCTATCCGGCGCCTACATCGGTTATTTGCCGGAACACTACGCTCAGGCCTGGGCCGACAAGGGCGACTTGCGCGTGTTGCTGCCGGCGACGTTCGGTTACCAGGCGCCATTTTCGATGATCATGCGCCGGGGCCGCAGCCGCGAGCCGCTGATCCAGACCTTTCGTGATTTGCTCAAAGCACAGCTCAATCAGGCTTAA
- a CDS encoding tRNA-uridine aminocarboxypropyltransferase, with amino-acid sequence MSRPQCPRCLRPQTHCLCPLIPRLDSRTRVLLLQHPSEVNHALNTARLAALGLTNAELIVGEVFEDLSTLLNRPGYQARLLFPADDAQPMQAYRESDQPLLLVVPDGTWRKARKMLHLNPLLAALPRVTLAEGGVSRYRLRKAPGPGALSTIEAIVQALETLEAPATFAPLLKPFEALIEGQIAAMGEETFQRNHAEK; translated from the coding sequence ATGTCCAGACCTCAATGCCCGCGCTGCCTGCGCCCCCAAACCCATTGCCTGTGCCCGCTGATCCCGCGCCTCGACAGCCGCACCCGGGTCTTGCTGTTGCAGCATCCGAGCGAGGTCAATCACGCGCTCAACACCGCACGATTGGCGGCGCTGGGTTTGACCAATGCCGAACTGATTGTCGGTGAAGTTTTCGAGGATCTGTCGACGCTGTTGAACCGGCCGGGGTATCAGGCGCGATTGTTGTTTCCCGCCGACGATGCGCAGCCGATGCAGGCTTACCGTGAATCTGATCAACCGTTGTTGCTGGTGGTGCCGGATGGCACCTGGCGCAAGGCGCGCAAGATGCTCCATCTCAATCCGCTGCTGGCGGCGCTGCCCCGGGTGACGCTGGCCGAGGGCGGAGTGTCGCGTTATCGCTTGCGCAAGGCTCCGGGGCCGGGGGCGTTGTCGACCATCGAGGCGATTGTGCAGGCGCTGGAAACCCTCGAAGCGCCGGCGACGTTCGCGCCGTTGCTCAAGCCGTTCGAGGCGTTGATCGAGGGGCAGATTGCGGCGATGGGGGAGGAGACCTTTCAGCGCAATCATGCTGAAAAATAA
- a CDS encoding HlyD family type I secretion periplasmic adaptor subunit, with protein sequence MSAASDGKSRGYFDSFGKSAEAEFMPETAGASLQDSPRWSRITVWLAAALLISALVWAKFAVLEEVTMGEGKAIPSSKVQVIQNLEGGIVTEIFVREGQMVNKGDKLLRLDDTRFLSNKGESEADRYALTAQVERLSAEAEGRPFKLSDEVIAKAPQVAEDERALYDQRQRRLASEQRTLTEQLRQKTQELAEFRSKQGQYSSSLALLQQEMNMSAPLVGTGAVSPVEILRLKRSAVEIRGSLNATTLAIPRAESAINEIKSKIDESEQTFRSDAAKDLNQKRTDLSKITASSIAIDDRVSRTTVTSPVHGVIKQLKVNTIGGVVQPGSDMVEIVPLEDNLLIEAKVRPQDVAFLHPGQKAMVKFSAYDYTIYGGLSAKLELIGADTITDDKGNSFYLIQVRTDKNHLGGDAKPLLIIPGMVATVDIITGEKSVLDYLLKPVLKARTEAMRER encoded by the coding sequence ATGTCAGCTGCATCCGATGGCAAATCACGCGGCTACTTCGACAGTTTCGGCAAAAGCGCCGAAGCCGAGTTCATGCCGGAAACCGCCGGCGCCTCCTTGCAGGATTCGCCACGCTGGTCGCGGATTACCGTGTGGCTGGCCGCAGCGCTGCTGATCAGTGCGTTGGTCTGGGCCAAGTTCGCGGTGCTCGAAGAAGTGACCATGGGCGAAGGCAAGGCGATTCCGTCGAGCAAGGTCCAGGTGATCCAGAACCTTGAGGGCGGGATCGTCACCGAGATTTTCGTGCGTGAAGGGCAGATGGTGAACAAGGGCGACAAGCTATTGCGCCTGGATGACACGCGCTTCCTGTCGAACAAGGGTGAGAGCGAGGCCGACCGTTACGCCCTGACCGCGCAAGTCGAACGCCTTTCCGCCGAAGCCGAGGGGCGCCCGTTCAAGCTGTCTGACGAGGTGATCGCCAAGGCGCCACAGGTCGCCGAAGACGAACGGGCACTGTACGACCAGCGCCAACGGCGGCTGGCCAGCGAGCAACGGACCCTCACCGAACAACTGCGGCAGAAGACTCAGGAACTGGCGGAGTTCCGTTCCAAACAGGGCCAGTACAGCTCCAGCCTGGCGTTGCTGCAGCAAGAGATGAACATGTCGGCGCCGCTGGTCGGCACCGGTGCGGTATCGCCGGTGGAAATCCTGCGGCTCAAGCGCAGCGCAGTGGAGATTCGCGGTTCGCTCAACGCGACGACGCTGGCCATCCCCCGGGCCGAATCGGCGATCAACGAGATCAAGAGCAAGATCGACGAATCGGAACAGACCTTCCGCTCCGACGCCGCCAAGGACCTCAATCAGAAGCGCACCGACCTGTCGAAAATCACCGCGTCGAGCATCGCCATCGACGACCGCGTCAGCCGCACCACCGTGACCTCGCCGGTGCACGGGGTGATCAAGCAGCTCAAGGTCAATACCATCGGCGGCGTGGTGCAGCCTGGCAGCGACATGGTGGAAATCGTGCCACTGGAAGACAACCTGCTGATCGAGGCCAAGGTTCGTCCGCAGGACGTCGCGTTCCTGCATCCGGGCCAGAAAGCCATGGTCAAGTTCAGCGCCTACGACTACACGATCTACGGCGGGCTGAGCGCAAAACTGGAACTGATCGGCGCCGACACCATCACCGATGACAAAGGCAACAGCTTCTACCTGATTCAGGTGCGCACCGATAAAAACCATTTGGGCGGGGATGCGAAGCCGTTGCTGATCATTCCGGGAATGGTGGCGACGGTGGACATCATTACCGGGGAGAAAAGCGTGCTGGATTATCTGCTTAAACCCGTGCTGAAGGCGCGGACCGAGGCGATGCGCGAGCGCTAG
- a CDS encoding type I secretion system permease/ATPase, with protein sequence MTSMEPGHSGVDPRLSFDDPLLDGLLILCKLHGAIVSRASLSAGLPLNKQRLSLDLLPRAAARAGLQARVLRRELKDISPLNLPILLLLNDGRTAVLRRFAEDGKALILPSEADGGEQWINREELSEHYSGQALFARPRHELEDLRSPLVPRVHAWFRDTLKLSKWLYSDAILASFLINLLGLMVPLFVMQTYDRVVPNQATSTLWVLSIGLLIGTGFELVLRVVRAHLLDTAGKKTDVILSATLFERITGMSMKARPATIGGFAQSIHDFQGLREFLTAVTLTSLIDLPFVVLMLVVIGLLGGWLVVIPLLAFPITIIFALAIQVRLRDTVQKSLSLGAERQALLIETLGGLETLKACSAESERQHKWESTHGALTRLDSHARNLSALATNGTLFIQQFSGMATIVAGVYSIIAGNLSVGALVASYMLGSRVLAPLGQIAGLITRYQQAQLTMKSTDALMGLPQERDGKQRPLERTQLQGALDVSGVTFHYNGQNAPALSNVSFSLKPGERVGIIGRSGSGKSTLARLLMGFYEPEEGQLLLDGLDLRQLDVADLRQQIGYVAHDLPLLAGSLRDNLTLGARYISDSRMLEVAELTGVTELARQHPQGFDRPVGERGQLLSGGQRQAVLLARALLLDPPIMLLDEPTSAMDNSSEDLLRQKLHGWVQGKTLLLVTHRTSMLSLVDRLLVLDNGRVVADGPKEAVIDALRKGRVGSAAV encoded by the coding sequence ATGACCAGCATGGAACCCGGCCACTCCGGGGTCGATCCGCGGCTGAGCTTCGATGATCCGTTACTCGACGGTCTGTTGATCCTCTGCAAACTCCACGGCGCAATCGTCAGCCGCGCCAGCCTGAGTGCCGGGCTGCCCCTGAACAAGCAACGCCTGAGCCTCGACCTGCTGCCTCGCGCCGCCGCCCGGGCCGGGTTGCAGGCGCGCGTGTTGCGCCGAGAGTTGAAAGATATTTCGCCGCTCAATCTGCCGATTCTGCTGCTGCTCAACGACGGCCGCACCGCTGTGTTGCGGCGCTTCGCTGAAGACGGCAAAGCGCTGATCCTGCCCAGCGAAGCCGATGGCGGCGAGCAATGGATCAACCGTGAAGAACTCTCCGAGCACTACAGCGGCCAGGCCTTGTTCGCCCGTCCGCGCCACGAACTGGAAGACTTGCGTTCGCCGCTGGTGCCACGGGTGCATGCGTGGTTTCGTGACACCCTGAAACTGTCGAAATGGCTCTACAGCGATGCGATTCTCGCCAGTTTCCTGATCAATCTTTTAGGCCTGATGGTGCCGTTGTTCGTCATGCAAACTTACGACCGCGTGGTGCCGAATCAGGCCACTTCGACCTTGTGGGTGCTGTCGATCGGTTTGCTGATCGGCACCGGGTTCGAACTGGTCCTGCGGGTAGTGCGCGCGCACCTGCTCGACACCGCCGGCAAGAAGACCGATGTGATCCTTTCTGCGACTTTATTCGAACGCATCACCGGCATGTCGATGAAGGCGCGCCCGGCGACCATCGGCGGATTCGCCCAGAGCATTCATGACTTTCAGGGCCTGCGTGAATTCCTCACGGCGGTAACCCTGACCAGCCTGATCGACCTGCCTTTCGTGGTGTTGATGCTGGTGGTGATCGGCCTGCTCGGCGGCTGGCTGGTGGTGATTCCGCTGCTGGCGTTTCCGATCACGATCATCTTTGCCCTGGCGATTCAGGTGCGCCTGCGCGACACCGTGCAGAAGAGCCTGAGCCTGGGTGCCGAACGCCAGGCGCTGCTGATCGAAACCCTCGGCGGCCTGGAGACCCTCAAGGCGTGCAGTGCCGAAAGCGAGCGCCAGCACAAATGGGAAAGCACCCATGGCGCCCTCACCCGCCTCGACAGCCATGCGCGCAACCTTTCGGCGCTGGCGACCAACGGCACGCTGTTTATTCAGCAGTTTTCCGGGATGGCGACGATTGTCGCCGGGGTCTACAGCATCATCGCCGGCAACCTCAGCGTCGGTGCACTGGTCGCCAGTTACATGCTCGGCAGCCGCGTACTCGCGCCACTGGGGCAAATCGCCGGGCTGATCACCCGCTACCAGCAAGCGCAACTGACCATGAAAAGCACCGATGCGCTGATGGGCCTGCCGCAGGAGCGCGACGGCAAGCAACGGCCACTGGAGCGCACCCAGTTGCAAGGTGCACTGGACGTCAGTGGCGTGACCTTTCACTACAACGGCCAGAACGCGCCGGCGCTGAGCAACGTCAGCTTCAGCCTCAAACCCGGCGAACGGGTTGGCATCATCGGCCGCAGCGGCTCGGGCAAAAGCACCCTGGCGCGATTGCTGATGGGCTTCTACGAACCGGAAGAAGGCCAGCTACTGCTCGACGGGCTCGACCTGCGCCAACTCGATGTCGCCGACCTGCGCCAGCAGATCGGTTACGTCGCCCACGACCTGCCACTGCTGGCCGGCAGCCTGCGTGACAACCTGACCCTCGGCGCGCGCTATATCAGCGATTCGCGCATGCTCGAAGTCGCTGAACTGACCGGCGTCACCGAACTGGCTCGCCAGCACCCGCAAGGTTTCGACCGCCCCGTGGGCGAGCGTGGGCAATTGCTCTCCGGCGGCCAACGTCAGGCCGTGCTGCTGGCCCGGGCGTTGCTGCTCGACCCGCCGATCATGCTGCTCGACGAACCCACCAGCGCCATGGACAACAGCAGCGAAGACCTGCTGCGCCAGAAGCTGCACGGCTGGGTGCAAGGCAAGACGCTGCTGCTGGTCACCCATCGCACCTCGATGCTCAGTCTGGTGGACCGGCTGCTGGTGCTGGACAACGGCCGGGTCGTTGCCGACGGTCCGAAAGAAGCGGTCATTGATGCACTGCGCAAGGGCCGCGTCGGCTCGGCGGCGGTCTAG
- a CDS encoding TolC family outer membrane protein, with product MRVLTPLCSAVLLAMACTSQAQAMNLTEAIQSTIATHPELASRVDAKLSADEQVKVARGGFYPSVDLNAAYGRGYSDNTNTRALGNHHTAILNYTQSELRLRQMLFDGFNTANEVERTKGVSNSRAYYAQGTAQDLALRTIEVYLEVLKRRELVSLAKNNLQAHLRVNDQIGLRTQRGIGSTADSDQSVARKALAQNNLDTAEVDLADAESNFYAVVGRMPDELEAPASTRGELPASLPEAQQSMVENNPYLKSAQADVQSAESQYEVAKSPFYPRFDAEAAVGANNNVQGDEGHDNEWRVGVIMNYNLFRGGSDKARLASDAHQINQAMDIRNNALRQLNENIHLAWNAMVNAKKQTPTAREYAETTKRVRAAYQDQFGLGQRTLLDLLDSENELYNANRRYTEIRYTEEYSMYRVLANMGQLLSKQRVVLPADAIAATEVKNEARLPELK from the coding sequence ATGCGCGTTCTAACCCCCCTCTGCAGCGCGGTTTTGCTGGCCATGGCTTGCACTTCTCAAGCCCAGGCAATGAACCTCACCGAAGCGATCCAAAGCACCATTGCCACCCACCCCGAACTGGCCTCGCGCGTGGACGCAAAACTGTCGGCCGACGAACAAGTGAAAGTCGCCAGGGGTGGCTTCTATCCGTCCGTCGATCTGAACGCCGCTTATGGTCGCGGCTACAGCGACAACACCAACACCCGGGCCCTCGGTAATCACCACACCGCCATCCTCAATTACACCCAGTCCGAGCTGCGCCTGCGGCAGATGCTGTTCGACGGGTTCAACACCGCCAACGAGGTCGAGCGCACCAAGGGTGTGTCCAACTCGCGCGCTTATTACGCGCAAGGCACCGCCCAGGATCTGGCCCTGCGCACCATCGAGGTCTACCTTGAAGTGCTCAAGCGTCGCGAACTGGTGAGCCTGGCCAAAAACAACCTGCAGGCGCACTTGCGGGTCAACGATCAGATCGGCCTGCGCACCCAGCGGGGCATCGGCAGCACCGCCGACTCCGACCAGTCGGTGGCCCGTAAGGCGCTGGCACAAAACAACCTCGATACCGCCGAAGTCGATCTGGCCGACGCCGAATCGAACTTCTATGCCGTGGTCGGGCGCATGCCCGATGAGCTGGAAGCTCCGGCCTCGACCCGCGGCGAATTGCCCGCCAGCCTGCCCGAAGCCCAGCAGAGCATGGTCGAGAACAACCCGTACCTGAAATCCGCCCAGGCCGACGTGCAATCGGCCGAGAGCCAGTACGAAGTCGCCAAGTCGCCGTTCTATCCACGCTTCGATGCCGAAGCCGCGGTGGGTGCGAACAACAATGTGCAAGGTGATGAAGGCCACGACAACGAATGGCGCGTGGGCGTGATCATGAACTACAACCTGTTCCGTGGCGGCAGCGACAAGGCCCGTCTGGCCTCCGATGCGCACCAGATCAACCAGGCGATGGACATCCGCAACAACGCCCTGCGTCAGTTGAACGAGAACATTCACCTGGCCTGGAACGCCATGGTCAACGCGAAGAAACAGACCCCGACCGCCCGCGAATACGCCGAGACCACCAAACGCGTGCGCGCGGCGTATCAGGATCAGTTCGGCCTCGGCCAACGCACCCTGCTCGACTTGCTCGACAGTGAAAACGAGCTCTACAACGCCAACCGCCGCTACACCGAAATCCGCTACACCGAGGAATATTCGATGTACCGCGTGCTGGCGAACATGGGCCAGTTGCTGAGCAAACAACGGGTGGTGCTGCCGGCGGATGCGATTGCGGCGACCGAAGTCAAAAACGAAGCACGCCTGCCTGAGCTGAAATAA